The genomic segment TTGACACCATCGGCTATAAGATGTATCAAAACTCAAGCGAGCTATCAACCCATCTACTTGAAGCTGAAACTAAAGACCCTTTAGAGCTGCCGCAGCGAAAGAATACGAGCGCCCCCGTATACCTCCTCGAAAGCCGCTACAAAACAGATTGGGCTTCCAGAATAGTTTCGCGGATAAAGAAAGCAAAATATATATTCCGATCCTTTGATCCGAACGAACAGCCTAGACTCTCAGCAAGCGATGCGATAAAGCAAGTGACGGAGTCACTTGGAGTAGTTGTGCCCCTTCTTGCGTTAAATGCGGAAGACTCGGAAATACACAACATGCGTGGCGCATTTCTAGCCGGCTTAGCTGATGGGCAAAATATTGCGCTGTGCATACTGCAGAACGGAGAAGACCCTGTCCCACTAGACTATCGCGATTTTGCAAAGGCGACGTACCATCCCGACGAGGTCAATGACCATATAGCGGAATTTGCAAGCCAAGTTGCGGAAGCCTTTCAGCAAAGCGCATCACAGAGCTTCTCGCCTCCTCAGAGCTATCTACAAAAGCTAGATTTAGGCGCAACCTCTGCCGAAAATGAGATGCGCACTTTACAAATGTACTATCTGAAGACAGATCAGTTTTTAAAGTCATTGCGCGGCGAGGCCAATGTCGTAGTTGGCCGGAAAGGGTCGGGAAAATCAGCTATATTCTTACAAATCAGAGACAGAGAAAGGAACAAAAGCAACAATATAGTCCTGGACTTGAAGCCGGACGGCTATAAATTAATAAAATTTAAGGAGCTTATACTCGACTTCCTCGAAGAAGGAACATTCCAGCACACCATCATGGCATTCTGGGAGTATATATTGCTGCTTGAAATTTGTTATAAGATATTGGAGAAAGATAGAGAGCGTCACATCCATGATCATAATATATATGAAAGCTATAGAAAATTAGCCGATATTTATCACTCAGAAACCTACGTCACCGAAGGCGACTTCTCCGAAAGAATGAGTATTTTGATGGAAAAGATTTCCACGGAATATCAATCTAAATATGGCACAGAAACCAAGGTGCGTTTATCTGCACCACAGCTAACACAACTATTATATAGCCATGACGTTCGTGCATTGTCAGAGCAGGTCATCCAGTACATGCGTAACAAAGATACGCTATGGCTTCTGTTTGACAATATCGATAAGGGGTGGCCAACATCAGGCTTACAGCATGAAGACATGCTCATCGTTCGTGCACTACTAGATGCCACTCGAAAAATTGAGCGTCAGTTTGATAGAGCTCATGTGAATGTTAATAGCATAGTATTTCTACGTAATGATGTGTATGAACTGCTCGTTAAGGAGACATCGGACCGAGGAAAAGAAGCTAAAGTTATTCTAGACTGGACTGATCCAGACCTGCTTAGAGAACTCCTTAGATTGCGGATAGTGGCCAACAACGGGAACACCGACGAAGACTTCCATATTGTTTGGCCAAGGATTTGTACAAGCCATTATAACGGTGAAGAAACGTCTCAATATCTGATTGAAAGAAGCCTCATGCGGCCTCGCTTCCTGCTTAACCTGATTAACCAATGCAAAAGCTTTGCAATAAACTTGAATCACGAAAAAATTAACTCCGACGACATTGAGAAGGGCTTAAGCGCTTACTCGACTGATTTGCTTACTGACATCGGCTATGAAATTAACGATATTGCCAATAATGGCAACGACGTTTTATATGCATTCATAGGTAGTAAAAGCACTCTAAGCAGAGAAGACATACGTCAAACTCTTATTGAGTTTGGTGTCACCAACGATAAAATCGAAAGTATTATTGAACTATTGCTTTGGTATGGCTTCATCGGAATAGAAACAAACATGGAAGCAAAATATATTTATAACTTCAACTACAGCATGCATCTCATAAACGGTATTATCAAAAAAAGCAAGAACCCTGTTTACCACATAAACCCTGCCTTTTGGCCTTCACTTATGATTGACAGCTGAGTTCAAGCTTCAAGGATGCGTGAGAAATAGCGGGAGGCAGCGCAGTCCTCACTTATAATCTTAAGCGGATAGATTACAGAGGTTCAAGAAGACAGTAGGCAGAATCTCCCTGCTTTTGAGGATTTGCGAAATACCAACCTGAGCGTGCGCTAGCAGCGCGGCTTTCTTGCAGGAGTCAGCGGATGGCACCCAAAATAAAACTTATTAGTGACGCAGAGAATCAAAATCGACTCAGTGTATTCATTGAAGATAATGAATACACTGACGGAGTGTATTGCTCGGATCTCAACGGCATTCACATTCACGCTTACAACATAGATTTCACATACGCACTACATGATTTTACCGTTAATGATTTTCCAAAAGAAGTTTGCAATCTAAGCCTAACGGTGGGCTCCAGCTTTGAAAACTGTAACAGGGCGCAGGTGGAGATAGACCTCGATACACAAGGAAGTTCTTATCTTTGCGCGAGATTCCAACAAGAAGTTCGATCCGATCATTGGAAAGGAAATTACAGCTTTGAAGATTTCGTTAAAACTTTCGAAACCTCTTGCCTCACAAATGAAAGAATTTCCTATTATCAAGGCGACGAGATTGCAAGCAATGGGTTTGGTATAGAAATCGAAATTGACCGTTCCATGGCGATCAAAGAGATCATTAAAAACCTAACTGAAATATTTGACGATATTATTGAGCACACTAAGAATAATCTCAGCCAAGAAACTGGACTGACCTTCCAATTTGACTTTCCTAAGAATTTGTCAGCAGCATGCGAGCAATACCTAATATATTTCTCACAATTCATGCTGGATATTGGGATGGAGATAGAAAGTAACTTAATACAAAAAAATCAGAAAACCATATTTTCAGTAACACCCGTCAATAAAAAGCATGCTTTATCAACCATACATGAAGCAAT from the Stutzerimonas stutzeri genome contains:
- a CDS encoding P-loop ATPase, Sll1717 family — encoded protein: MSNKIGFFAYPAKPAELGHTIEAAVLQQNAKNSRTHIKTWTSLDIIGHFISQQVLAGIDEADFLVADITKLNFNVTYEIGYAIGRGKRILLTRNSSLKESNPTIKDVGIFDTIGYKMYQNSSELSTHLLEAETKDPLELPQRKNTSAPVYLLESRYKTDWASRIVSRIKKAKYIFRSFDPNEQPRLSASDAIKQVTESLGVVVPLLALNAEDSEIHNMRGAFLAGLADGQNIALCILQNGEDPVPLDYRDFAKATYHPDEVNDHIAEFASQVAEAFQQSASQSFSPPQSYLQKLDLGATSAENEMRTLQMYYLKTDQFLKSLRGEANVVVGRKGSGKSAIFLQIRDRERNKSNNIVLDLKPDGYKLIKFKELILDFLEEGTFQHTIMAFWEYILLLEICYKILEKDRERHIHDHNIYESYRKLADIYHSETYVTEGDFSERMSILMEKISTEYQSKYGTETKVRLSAPQLTQLLYSHDVRALSEQVIQYMRNKDTLWLLFDNIDKGWPTSGLQHEDMLIVRALLDATRKIERQFDRAHVNVNSIVFLRNDVYELLVKETSDRGKEAKVILDWTDPDLLRELLRLRIVANNGNTDEDFHIVWPRICTSHYNGEETSQYLIERSLMRPRFLLNLINQCKSFAINLNHEKINSDDIEKGLSAYSTDLLTDIGYEINDIANNGNDVLYAFIGSKSTLSREDIRQTLIEFGVTNDKIESIIELLLWYGFIGIETNMEAKYIYNFNYSMHLINGIIKKSKNPVYHINPAFWPSLMIDS